The following proteins are encoded in a genomic region of Methanoculleus bourgensis MS2:
- a CDS encoding tellurite resistance TerB family protein, protein MSAIIGVIAIAFLILGILLFFGLRSLQKQTDTTLHSPDGSKKLDKPQNTGIPDSKEVTTKVVPPPPRISSVRVVTPTAVLDAKRTVTQISQDSKDNTLLWAGMETPITVHGYAIQNPLVYWSRGSVSPDEASCLDITLPVGQSCNPDTPPLPYWPCYSQLTPDQRARYLLWLSTGKDSDLEEIGYAFLYFYGLEKRALIDKRDLDSIVPEVQRLLERYRASRSFNAYLGSFIAYMAALRLENLSEGDIREYFSDMTTLTESMTMVGLAWYAQKGKPLPWQLAYSVARHFSGVNIPSAVKKENSYLEKLFRARYLSMFSGGLSVVPAKNPYRLEYKPASPSILTNHSNIPGKTVPTIEPCPIPNPLGRKKQFSNLFSLLDNCVQDVKPFVTQLSKGKGAITWQTYASLPEELRATIPHPDQDAWDRLFEEHRQEKTWALVTTSSLAEVIGLENRYRLTVVQSRNLVQTVRDGGYIILPDIRHAGNSYQWDETLALLPLPADSKGDLSPSFPSYALMLELGVGIAASDGYIDPTEQAHLHTFFEENFVLSSFEKQCLEALEDLYYQKPPSLTRLGKRLKEGLDPDTRLSVAQYLVGMTTADGIIDPKEKKNLDRIFKAMEIEEGYLHWLLARSGKVDPADAPVVVHSGTEYTDGESIPLPGTEIAPSFAIDESAVAKIQTETMEVSAILDKIFTKEETDSGDFVLGGENEPKNIRIHETSSSEYFCMEGLQPRYVPVLEKLLTAEVWTRDEFVHLVQCHNCMPQATLEAINIWAETELGDFLLEDDDGSVRVDRDLIES, encoded by the coding sequence ATGTCTGCAATAATCGGCGTAATAGCGATCGCTTTTTTGATATTGGGAATATTACTCTTCTTCGGTCTCCGTTCTTTGCAGAAGCAGACCGACACGACTCTTCATTCCCCAGATGGTAGCAAAAAACTTGATAAACCCCAGAATACAGGGATTCCAGACTCTAAAGAGGTCACAACCAAGGTTGTTCCCCCTCCCCCTCGCATCTCATCGGTTCGTGTGGTGACACCAACTGCCGTTCTGGATGCAAAGAGAACGGTTACACAAATTTCGCAAGATTCAAAGGACAACACTCTTCTCTGGGCCGGCATGGAAACACCCATTACAGTACACGGGTACGCCATCCAAAATCCCCTCGTTTATTGGTCGCGTGGTAGTGTCTCTCCTGATGAGGCCTCCTGCCTAGACATAACACTGCCGGTCGGTCAATCCTGTAACCCCGATACCCCTCCTCTGCCCTACTGGCCATGCTACTCTCAGCTCACCCCAGATCAGAGGGCGAGATATCTCCTATGGCTCTCTACCGGCAAGGATAGTGATCTTGAAGAGATTGGCTACGCCTTCCTCTACTTCTACGGGCTAGAGAAGCGGGCACTCATCGATAAAAGGGATCTTGACAGCATCGTGCCAGAGGTACAGCGCCTTCTGGAAAGATATCGTGCTTCACGTTCTTTCAATGCCTATCTGGGAAGTTTTATCGCTTATATGGCTGCCCTAAGGCTAGAGAACTTGTCCGAGGGCGACATCAGGGAGTATTTCTCCGACATGACCACACTAACCGAATCGATGACGATGGTTGGTCTTGCCTGGTATGCTCAAAAAGGAAAGCCTCTCCCATGGCAACTAGCATACAGCGTCGCACGGCATTTCTCTGGAGTAAATATTCCCTCCGCCGTCAAGAAGGAAAACTCATATCTAGAAAAATTGTTCCGGGCGCGCTACCTCTCCATGTTTAGTGGCGGTCTCAGCGTTGTTCCAGCAAAAAATCCCTATCGACTGGAATATAAACCAGCCAGTCCGAGCATTCTCACGAATCATTCCAACATACCAGGTAAAACTGTGCCCACCATTGAACCCTGCCCGATTCCCAATCCACTTGGGCGCAAAAAGCAGTTCAGCAACCTGTTTTCTCTCTTGGATAACTGTGTGCAGGATGTCAAACCGTTTGTAACACAGCTTTCAAAAGGTAAAGGAGCCATTACCTGGCAGACATATGCTTCCCTGCCAGAAGAATTGAGAGCAACGATCCCTCACCCCGATCAAGATGCATGGGACCGCCTTTTCGAAGAGCATCGGCAGGAGAAAACGTGGGCACTCGTTACCACCTCATCCCTCGCCGAAGTGATCGGGCTTGAAAACCGCTATCGGCTTACCGTAGTGCAAAGTAGGAACCTCGTTCAGACCGTACGTGATGGCGGGTATATCATCCTCCCTGACATCCGTCATGCGGGGAACAGTTATCAGTGGGATGAAACTCTCGCGCTCCTTCCACTCCCTGCAGATAGCAAAGGGGATCTAAGCCCATCATTTCCATCATATGCCTTGATGCTTGAGTTAGGTGTGGGTATTGCAGCCTCGGACGGCTATATTGACCCCACAGAACAGGCGCATTTACATACATTTTTCGAAGAGAACTTTGTGCTATCTAGCTTTGAGAAACAGTGCCTTGAGGCACTTGAAGATCTCTATTACCAGAAACCACCCTCACTAACACGGTTGGGTAAAAGGTTAAAAGAGGGCCTCGATCCCGACACTCGTCTCTCGGTTGCTCAGTATCTCGTCGGGATGACCACGGCTGATGGAATCATTGACCCCAAAGAGAAAAAGAATCTTGACCGGATCTTCAAAGCAATGGAGATCGAAGAGGGATATCTGCACTGGCTCCTGGCCCGCTCAGGAAAGGTTGATCCTGCCGACGCCCCGGTTGTTGTTCATAGCGGGACAGAGTATACTGATGGAGAATCCATCCCTCTTCCTGGGACCGAGATTGCGCCATCTTTTGCCATCGATGAGAGCGCTGTCGCCAAAATTCAGACTGAGACAATGGAAGTGTCAGCAATTCTCGATAAGATCTTCACGAAAGAGGAAACAGACTCTGGAGACTTCGTGCTTGGAGGAGAGAATGAGCCTAAGAATATCAGGATACATGAGACATCCTCTTCAGAGTATTTCTGTATGGAAGGACTCCAGCCCCGCTATGTGCCAGTGCTTGAGAAACTTCTCACCGCCGAGGTCTGGACAAGAGATGAGTTTGTTCACCTCGTCCAATGCCATAACTGCATGCCTCAGGCAACGCTCGAAGCGATTAACATCTGGGCAGAAACAGAACTGGGAGATTTTCTCCTTGAAGATGATGATGGTTCGGTAAGAGTAGACCGCGATCTAATCGAATCGTGA
- a CDS encoding ATP-binding protein, with the protein MVQIKLRERSAIIQSLLAGVVPKVGLQHIQVGRKDEINAIITDLDRIIDDGATIRFIVGRYGSGKSFFLNLSRLVALEKKFVVVQADITPDRRLHATGGQAKALYTELMHSMATRAKPEGRGLPSVIERWISDLDHRLRREGKSDEEIIRAIHHELRPLQDFVSGYDFASVLGRYYEGFQRGDDALTASAIRWLSGEYETKGEARDDLGVRTIIKDQNIYDYLKLWAAFVRMAGYAGLIVSLDEMGVLSHRLNSTQARNANYEMLLRIVNDCLQGSVSGIGFIFAGTDEFLADSRRGIASYEALASRLRENEFAINGLIDTSGPVIKLNNLTAEDLFVLFHNIRNVFAKGDPSQYLLPDDGLIQFMGYCSNVLGAEFYQTPRDAVKKFVGLLSVLEQNPGTKWEELLSGPSSKMYTDESKDEKASCRDDDLVTFRL; encoded by the coding sequence ATGGTTCAAATAAAGCTGCGTGAACGAAGCGCAATTATTCAGTCTTTGCTCGCAGGTGTTGTCCCCAAAGTAGGCCTCCAGCATATTCAAGTCGGAAGAAAAGATGAGATCAATGCGATCATCACTGATCTCGATCGTATTATCGATGATGGGGCCACAATTCGCTTTATCGTTGGCCGTTATGGATCAGGAAAAAGCTTTTTTCTGAACCTATCCCGTCTTGTTGCATTGGAGAAAAAGTTTGTAGTGGTTCAAGCAGACATCACTCCTGACCGTCGCCTGCATGCCACAGGAGGTCAGGCAAAGGCACTTTATACCGAGTTGATGCACTCCATGGCCACTCGTGCAAAACCTGAAGGGAGAGGACTTCCGAGCGTGATTGAGCGCTGGATTTCAGATCTCGACCATCGCCTCAGGCGGGAAGGAAAAAGCGACGAAGAGATTATTCGTGCAATTCATCATGAACTCCGACCACTTCAGGATTTTGTCAGCGGGTATGACTTCGCAAGTGTTCTCGGGCGGTATTATGAGGGGTTCCAGCGAGGTGACGATGCTCTCACCGCATCGGCCATCAGGTGGCTATCAGGTGAGTATGAAACAAAGGGAGAAGCGCGTGATGATCTCGGAGTCAGGACGATCATAAAAGACCAGAACATCTATGATTATCTCAAACTCTGGGCAGCTTTTGTTAGGATGGCTGGGTATGCAGGGCTCATTGTCAGTCTCGATGAAATGGGGGTGCTCTCTCATCGTCTTAACAGTACACAGGCAAGAAACGCAAATTATGAGATGCTTCTCCGCATCGTGAATGACTGCCTTCAGGGCAGTGTCTCAGGCATCGGGTTCATCTTCGCAGGAACAGATGAATTTCTTGCCGACTCACGTAGGGGAATCGCAAGTTATGAGGCTCTGGCATCCAGACTCCGTGAAAATGAGTTTGCCATCAACGGATTGATAGACACATCCGGGCCGGTAATCAAGTTGAATAACCTAACAGCAGAAGATCTCTTTGTTCTCTTTCACAATATCAGGAACGTATTCGCCAAAGGTGACCCATCTCAGTATCTACTCCCTGACGATGGCCTCATCCAGTTTATGGGGTATTGCTCCAATGTGCTGGGAGCCGAGTTCTATCAGACCCCTCGTGACGCCGTGAAGAAGTTCGTCGGGTTACTTTCTGTGCTCGAACAGAACCCCGGTACGAAGTGGGAAGAACTCCTTTCAGGACCGTCCTCTAAAATGTATACAGATGAGTCCAAGGATGAGAAGGCGAGTTGTAGAGACGATGACCTTGTGACGTTCAGATTATAG